In Nonomuraea sp. NBC_00507, the following are encoded in one genomic region:
- a CDS encoding helix-turn-helix transcriptional regulator, which translates to MRFSRTGPGKRFIGGSDMRGREREWRHVDGLLRALRRRGGTLLVDGEPGAGKSRLLGEAAAAASARGIAVVRSGVAVLGELVPCGVLLEALELGAEPDDAAPVGSGTRLLDRLKTAFHARAPVLAVLDDLHRADPATLITLHTLHGLLADRPVGWLLSRSTAVRAGPAAALFDLLERHGAARTTLAPLSTDAATALAADTLGERPDAATQALVASAGGNPLLIIELLTGLRDEGLLGTAGPGAPLPARLRAVVRSWIDPLSAEARSLVETAAVLGGSLSLQHAASLLGTTPAGLLPAMEESTAAGVLVVTAHGLAFRHELVGDVVAAWVPPPVRQALHEQFGVIEETTGPAVAGPAVAAMESAIAAGRLREAERVVRRRLADHGSVSDVSESGTLSDVSESGTLSDVSESGTLSDVSESGTLSDVSESGTLSDVSESGTLPGMPELRSLLSEIMYLSGRGEEAVREAETVLAVPGLPQHVRDRAILVRLYAVTRKRSGGAAAAYASEVVEERSRHGPAATAAALIALATAAREEGRFADALALAEDAGRLKEGDRYEVRLTTAAILTDVRRLDEARAMLRQARKEMFAGGHLAWAADASALEARAELAAGRLDSAAGEAERALDLAGALDTPLTATVARSAPGSAPGSAPGSAPGSAPGTRAGMVAGAVLAAVALRRGDLREAARQVAEPPEGSLESRTRHALLAAQITEARDGPHSAMTLLAGLSRPLALAMEPTAAPWLVRVALGAGDRSAAESAAAAAEAISRANTGFPALAASAAHARGLLDGDRDALALAAGQAVDTWARASAEEDLGVALEKAGQREEAAGSLERALAGYVETGSVRDAARIRQRLRGMGVRHRHWNSAKRPDSGWDSLTETEHTVSLLVVDGWTNRQIAEQMFISVHTVTFHLRQVYRKLSINSRVELARLAVAQGRVDPGRAREGRRG; encoded by the coding sequence ATGAGATTTTCCCGTACCGGTCCAGGAAAGCGCTTCATCGGAGGCAGCGACATGCGGGGACGCGAACGTGAATGGCGCCACGTCGACGGCCTGCTGCGCGCGCTGCGCCGGCGTGGCGGGACCCTCCTGGTCGACGGCGAGCCGGGCGCGGGCAAGAGCCGCCTGCTCGGCGAGGCCGCCGCCGCGGCCTCCGCGCGGGGCATCGCCGTGGTGCGGAGCGGTGTGGCGGTGCTGGGGGAGCTCGTTCCGTGCGGCGTGCTGCTGGAGGCGCTCGAGTTGGGCGCCGAGCCCGACGACGCCGCGCCCGTCGGCTCAGGAACGCGGCTGCTGGACCGGCTGAAGACGGCCTTCCACGCCAGGGCGCCGGTCCTGGCCGTGCTCGACGACCTGCACCGCGCGGACCCGGCGACGCTGATAACCCTCCACACCCTGCACGGCCTCCTCGCCGACCGGCCCGTCGGCTGGTTGCTGAGCCGCTCGACCGCGGTGCGAGCCGGTCCTGCGGCCGCGCTGTTCGACCTGCTGGAGCGGCATGGAGCCGCGCGGACGACACTCGCCCCGCTCTCCACGGATGCCGCCACGGCGCTGGCCGCGGACACCCTCGGGGAACGTCCCGACGCGGCCACGCAGGCGCTCGTGGCGAGCGCCGGCGGCAATCCGCTGCTGATCATCGAACTCCTCACCGGACTCCGCGACGAAGGCCTGCTCGGGACGGCCGGGCCGGGCGCGCCTCTGCCGGCCCGGCTGCGAGCCGTGGTGCGGAGCTGGATCGACCCGCTGAGCGCGGAGGCCAGGAGCCTGGTGGAGACTGCCGCGGTGCTCGGCGGCTCGCTGTCGCTCCAGCACGCCGCGTCGCTGCTGGGCACCACGCCGGCCGGGCTGCTCCCGGCGATGGAAGAGTCCACGGCGGCGGGCGTCCTCGTCGTGACCGCGCACGGCCTCGCCTTCCGCCACGAACTGGTCGGGGACGTCGTCGCCGCGTGGGTCCCGCCGCCCGTGCGGCAGGCGCTGCATGAGCAGTTCGGCGTGATCGAGGAGACGACCGGTCCCGCCGTGGCGGGACCGGCCGTCGCCGCCATGGAGTCCGCGATCGCCGCAGGGCGGCTGCGAGAGGCCGAGCGGGTGGTCAGGAGGCGCCTCGCCGATCACGGCTCCGTATCCGACGTGTCTGAGTCCGGCACCCTGTCCGACGTGTCTGAGTCCGGCACCCTGTCCGACGTGTCTGAGTCCGGCACCCTGTCCGACGTGTCTGAGTCCGGCACCCTGTCCGACGTGTCCGAGTCCGGCACCCTGTCCGACGTGTCCGAGTCCGGCACCCTGCCCGGCATGCCCGAGCTGCGATCCCTGCTGTCGGAGATCATGTACCTGAGCGGGCGGGGTGAGGAGGCGGTCAGGGAGGCCGAGACGGTGCTGGCCGTTCCCGGCCTGCCCCAGCACGTCCGCGACCGGGCCATCCTCGTCCGGCTGTACGCCGTCACGCGGAAGCGAAGCGGCGGCGCCGCGGCGGCGTACGCGAGTGAGGTTGTCGAGGAGCGGTCCCGGCACGGTCCCGCGGCCACGGCCGCCGCGCTGATCGCCCTCGCCACGGCCGCACGGGAGGAAGGCAGGTTCGCGGACGCGCTGGCGCTGGCCGAGGACGCCGGCCGGCTGAAGGAGGGCGACCGCTACGAAGTGCGCCTCACCACGGCCGCCATCCTCACGGACGTCCGCCGGCTCGACGAGGCCAGGGCCATGCTCCGGCAGGCACGTAAAGAGATGTTCGCCGGCGGCCATCTGGCCTGGGCCGCGGACGCCTCGGCGCTGGAAGCCCGCGCCGAGCTGGCCGCGGGCCGGCTCGACAGCGCGGCAGGCGAGGCCGAGCGCGCGCTGGACCTCGCCGGAGCGCTCGACACGCCCCTGACTGCCACGGTGGCACGCTCGGCGCCCGGCTCTGCGCCCGGCTCTGCGCCCGGCTCGGCGCCCGGCTCGGCGCCCGGCACGAGGGCAGGCATGGTGGCCGGGGCTGTGCTGGCCGCCGTGGCGCTGCGGCGTGGCGACCTGCGCGAGGCGGCACGACAGGTCGCCGAGCCGCCCGAGGGATCGCTGGAGTCACGTACCCGTCACGCCCTGCTGGCCGCGCAGATCACCGAGGCCCGCGACGGCCCGCATAGCGCCATGACCCTGCTCGCCGGCCTCTCCCGCCCGCTGGCGCTCGCCATGGAGCCGACGGCCGCCCCGTGGCTGGTGAGGGTCGCGCTCGGCGCGGGCGACCGATCGGCGGCCGAGTCCGCTGCCGCCGCGGCGGAAGCAATCAGCCGGGCCAACACGGGGTTCCCCGCGCTCGCCGCGTCCGCCGCGCACGCCCGGGGCCTGCTCGACGGCGACCGGGACGCTCTCGCGCTGGCCGCCGGGCAGGCCGTGGACACGTGGGCGCGCGCCTCCGCGGAGGAGGATCTCGGCGTGGCGCTCGAGAAGGCCGGGCAGCGTGAGGAGGCGGCCGGCAGCCTGGAGCGCGCCCTCGCGGGGTACGTCGAGACGGGATCCGTCAGGGACGCTGCCCGCATCCGGCAGCGGCTGCGCGGCATGGGGGTACGCCACCGGCACTGGAACTCCGCCAAACGGCCGGACTCAGGCTGGGACAGCCTCACCGAGACCGAGCACACCGTTTCCCTGCTGGTCGTGGACGGTTGGACCAACCGGCAGATCGCCGAGCAGATGTTCATCAGCGTGCACACGGTCACGTTCCATTTGCGGCAGGTCTACCGCAAGCTGAGCATCAACTCGCGCGTCGAGCTCGCACGTCTCGCGGTCGCGCAGGGGCGGGTCGACCCCGGCCGGGCGCGGGAAGGAAGACGGGGCTGA
- a CDS encoding general stress protein, which yields MVSSTLITTNKEPIATYRSYQEAQKTVDFLSDHGFPVKGTLIVGVGLRSIEQVVARMTYLRAAGWGALSGAWFGLLIGLFFAIFTATAMPQIALVLYGLLWGAVAGAIFGLIAHSVHGGRRDFVSESGLVADKYEVLVDSDHAAKAHELLGKTPH from the coding sequence ATGGTGTCGTCGACTCTCATCACGACCAACAAGGAACCGATCGCGACCTATCGCAGTTACCAGGAAGCCCAGAAGACCGTCGACTTCCTGTCCGACCACGGGTTCCCCGTCAAGGGCACACTCATCGTCGGTGTCGGGCTCCGCTCGATCGAGCAGGTCGTGGCGCGCATGACGTACCTGCGCGCGGCCGGCTGGGGCGCGCTGAGCGGAGCCTGGTTCGGGCTCCTCATCGGCCTGTTCTTCGCGATCTTCACGGCCACGGCCATGCCACAGATAGCCCTGGTGCTGTACGGGCTGCTGTGGGGTGCGGTGGCCGGAGCGATCTTCGGCCTGATCGCCCACTCGGTGCACGGCGGTCGCCGGGACTTCGTCTCGGAATCCGGCCTGGTCGCTGACAAGTACGAGGTCCTCGTCGACTCCGATCACGCGGCCAAGGCCCACGAGCTCCTCGGGAAGACGCCTCACTAG
- a CDS encoding CBS domain-containing protein codes for MGTTQGKTVQDVMHQGAQCIGASDSLRRASQMMRDLGVGALPICGDDDRLKGIITDRDIVIKCCAEGKDLDRTTASELAHGLVWVDAHSSVEEALQKMEKHQIKRLPVIDNHRIVGMVSESDLAKELPDNKLAEFVHRVYAPS; via the coding sequence ATGGGCACAACGCAAGGCAAGACGGTTCAGGACGTGATGCACCAGGGAGCGCAGTGCATCGGCGCGAGCGACAGCCTGCGCCGGGCCTCGCAGATGATGCGCGACCTGGGGGTCGGCGCGTTGCCGATCTGCGGTGACGACGACCGGCTCAAGGGCATCATCACCGACCGGGACATCGTGATCAAGTGCTGCGCCGAGGGCAAGGACCTCGACCGGACCACGGCAAGCGAACTCGCCCACGGGCTGGTCTGGGTGGATGCCCACAGCAGCGTCGAAGAGGCGCTGCAGAAGATGGAGAAGCACCAGATCAAGCGCCTGCCGGTGATCGACAACCACCGGATCGTCGGTATGGTCAGCGAGTCGGACCTGGCGAAGGAACTGCCGGACAACAAGCTCGCCGAGTTCGTCCACCGGGTCTACGCGCCGTCGTGA
- a CDS encoding SPW repeat protein, producing MTREMESHPDIIRMRERYEVAAANPAVQLADGLTLVAGLFLALSPWIVGFVNLGSLTVNNLVTGIAVALLALGFSSAFGRTYGIAWTAPLIGLWTIVAPWLIRGEAVTAGAITTNVIVGAIITVLGLVTVGMGMTRRRR from the coding sequence ATGACCCGCGAGATGGAGAGTCATCCCGACATCATCCGTATGCGGGAAAGGTACGAGGTCGCCGCGGCCAATCCGGCCGTTCAACTGGCGGACGGGCTGACCCTGGTAGCCGGACTGTTCCTGGCGCTGTCGCCGTGGATCGTGGGATTCGTCAACCTCGGATCCCTCACCGTGAACAACCTGGTCACCGGGATCGCCGTCGCGCTGCTGGCGCTGGGCTTCAGCTCGGCATTCGGCCGCACGTACGGCATAGCCTGGACCGCCCCGCTCATCGGCCTGTGGACCATAGTGGCCCCGTGGCTGATCCGGGGCGAGGCCGTCACGGCCGGCGCGATCACCACCAACGTGATCGTCGGCGCCATCATCACCGTCCTCGGCCTGGTCACCGTGGGCATGGGCATGACGAGAAGAAGGCGGTGA
- a CDS encoding CapA family protein: MTVTLALAGDTMLGRGVADLLAASTDPDAYLSDGVREHLAEADAIVLNLECCISDRGSPWLSPGKPFHFRAPPQAADLLAEIGVSCVTLANNHALDYGYDALLDTRAHLERVEVHAVGAGADEAQARQPVVLSVRGLRIGVIGATDHPLDYAARPDRPGVAYADLSSGVPSWLTDAVAAMRAEADAVLVTPHWGPNMTAGPQPYISAAATTLVDAGASLVAGHSAHVVHGLAPPVLYDMGDFLDDYIVDPELRNDLSFLFLVTVDELGPVRLRAVPLKLEYARTVLAEGDERAWLGRRFTSACADFGASAIWEDGLLTADMR; encoded by the coding sequence GTGACTGTCACGCTTGCGCTGGCGGGCGACACCATGCTCGGCCGCGGCGTGGCCGACCTGCTGGCCGCGTCCACGGATCCGGACGCGTACCTGTCGGACGGAGTCCGCGAGCACCTCGCCGAGGCCGACGCGATCGTGCTGAACCTCGAATGTTGCATCTCCGACCGTGGCAGCCCCTGGCTCTCGCCCGGCAAGCCGTTCCACTTCCGCGCGCCCCCGCAGGCCGCGGACCTGCTCGCCGAGATCGGTGTCAGCTGCGTCACGCTGGCCAACAACCACGCGCTCGACTACGGCTACGACGCGTTGCTCGACACCCGCGCGCACCTGGAACGCGTGGAGGTCCACGCGGTGGGCGCAGGCGCCGACGAGGCGCAGGCGCGGCAGCCGGTCGTCCTGTCCGTGCGGGGACTGCGCATCGGCGTCATCGGCGCGACCGATCATCCGCTGGACTACGCGGCCCGCCCCGACCGGCCGGGCGTGGCCTACGCGGACCTGTCCTCCGGGGTGCCGTCCTGGCTGACGGACGCGGTGGCCGCGATGCGCGCGGAGGCGGACGCCGTGCTGGTGACGCCCCATTGGGGTCCCAACATGACGGCCGGTCCGCAGCCCTACATCAGCGCCGCCGCCACGACCCTGGTCGATGCCGGAGCGAGCCTGGTCGCCGGCCACTCCGCGCACGTGGTGCACGGCCTCGCGCCGCCGGTCCTGTACGACATGGGTGACTTCCTCGACGACTACATCGTGGATCCCGAGCTGCGCAACGACCTGTCGTTCCTGTTCCTGGTGACGGTCGACGAGCTCGGCCCGGTGCGGTTGCGGGCCGTTCCGCTCAAGCTCGAGTACGCCCGGACCGTCCTGGCCGAGGGGGACGAACGCGCCTGGCTGGGCCGTCGCTTCACCAGTGCGTGCGCGGACTTCGGCGCCAGCGCCATCTGGGAGGACGGCCTGCTGACCGCGGACATGCGCTAA